In Siniperca chuatsi isolate FFG_IHB_CAS linkage group LG20, ASM2008510v1, whole genome shotgun sequence, the following proteins share a genomic window:
- the cmn gene encoding calymmin isoform X22 has protein sequence MLGQLLLQSVVILWLVQTAHTGGVGQAMGAQNAYGGYPTKGIGYGVTNGGGMKGYGATAGVTNGQGGKPQVSNPGGNPAVLPNGNGAKSNGYGVQAGPTNGQQVKGNGYGAQAGGYGGHGTKGNGYGVQAGPTNGQQVKGNGYGAQAGGYGGHGTKGNGQGAAAGPSSGNGARPNGQGRAGSKPMKGYGRPPYGAGPGVGMGASRGLGVPQLARNERNKAYSSNGYNGYRAQPMGGYNGGYGSAGLGLGPRYGNGGMKGPKQGYGAAAGVPNGQGAKPNGYGKFPNGYGTKPNGYGATRGGAMRPQPGYGNGAVPNGYGTKPNGYAAAARAGAGGPNGYGAKPKGHGVTDGAALGGYGGKLNGYGGPSRGSQPQTTKGVGAVSPSEGAKTGYGGPAGVPNGQLAKAANTGYGMMPNGKGTKGAGASNEKGLKGRVLSPEQPSATPEKGVASQQAITQGAAPVAPEPTSGVLVMMTQEKYQKLPSPVPQGKSYKQTPVIPQATPEPAPAPAIPQDKDPMPAPEPTPEPAPMGPKAATSGPAPEPAAVLPQENGKGASISKGQGAKPAKPDCGPSGVPNGQWMKIARPGYNAGDGASTGTNTKGYGAGAGVPNGYGAKPNGYGASAAGLTNGGGAKGNKPGYEAGGYTVPEFSNGYGAGPGYPYAGKPQQPGYKQGAYLGAGYGNSYGGYGNGYSAGVQPDYASFGQGVPNANGKSGGARQLPYNGAPVVPAGLDGMSQFEPQSASLGPNGKLGSMYGGMGGLPFGGQPLGMGAEKSNTKYGIGGLQFGRQPLSTGTNGAGHYGYGGSPYGPAVDGKSSGKYGGLSAGTGGGPAPGMYGYGRMPYEAQPAGLGPEAKSTGTYGLAESPYQPETLGLGQNGKLTGKYNGGEVPYAPQALGFGSEAKSSVKYDNQGPYQSQPLESASEGRSGGEYETAGLPYEPLPLEPDSHVKGEVLTPAIAVEGEGMSIDRYENVGYINGQVQPEVVAFPAASTPSPTPAYPSVPSYLPVESSFTPDVVPGAGFEDLPDPVGAASLALDSTSATETQGVAQVAEQPDDLLQQQLPRQIHIQQHLKLHFHQPDKSGRGANNGKYDLNGFFGNSGYQG, from the exons ATGTTGGGACAACTACTACTTCAGAGTGTGGTGATCCTCTGGCTGGTGCAGACAGCACATACAGGGG GTGTGGGTCAGGCAATGGGTGCACAAAATGCATACGGTGGATACCCCACAAAAGGCATAG GTTATGGTGTGACCAATGGAGGAGGGATGAAAG gatATGGAGCAACAGCTGGTGTAACCAATGGACAAGGTGGCAAACCACAGG TTTCTAATCCAGGAGGAAATCCAGCAGTTTTACCCAATGGAAATGGAGCTAAGTCTAATG GATATGGTGTTCAAGCCGGCCCAACTAATGGACAACAAGTGAAAGGCAACG GCTACGGTGCACAAGCTGGCGGATACGGCGGACATGGAACTAAAGGCAATG GATATGGTGTTCAAGCCGGCCCAACTAATGGACAACAAGTGAAAGGCAACG GCTACGGTGCACAAGCTGGCGGATACGGTGGACATGGAACTAAAGGCAATG GTCAAGGAGCCGCAGCTGGCCCATCCAGCGGCAATGGGGCAAGACCAAATG GACAGGGGAGAGCTGGAAGTAAACCTATGAAAGGATATGGCCGACCACCTTATGGGGCGG GTCCAGGTGTGGGGATGGGAGCCTCCAGAGGTCTGGGAGTACCTCAGCTTGCCAGGAACGAAAGGAACAAAG CATACAGCAGTAATGGTTATAATGGTTATAGAGCTCAACCCATGGGAG GCTACAATGGCGGTTATGGCAGTGCTGGTTTGGGTCTGGGACCTCGGTATGGAAATGGAGGAATGAAGGGACCGAAGCAAG GCTATGGTGCTGCAGCTGGTGTGCCCAATGGACAAGGTGCAAAACCCAATG ggTATGGCAAATTTCCAAATGGTTATGGCACCAAACCCAACG GATATGGAGCCACCAGAGGAGGTGCAATGAGACCCCAACCAG GTTATGGAAATGGAGCTGTTCCCAATGGATATGGAACTAAACCCAATG GTTATGCAGCTGCAGCCAGAGCTGGAGCTGGTGGTCCCAATGGCTATGGCGCCAAACCCAAAG GTCATGGAGTTACAGATGGTGCTGCACTTGGTGGGTATGGAGGTAAACTCAATG GATACGGAGGGCCAAGCAGAGGCTCACAACCTCAAACTACCAAAGGAGTTGGAGCAGTTTCACCCAGTGAAGGTGCTAAAACTG GCTATGGTGGTCCTGCTGGAGTACCTAATGGACAGTTGGCTAAAGCAGCCAATACTG GTTACGGCATGATGCCAAATGGTAAGGGTACAAAGGGTGCAGGTGCATCCAATGAAAAGGGCCTAAAAGGTAGAGTTCTCTCTCCGGAGCAGCCGAGTGCAACACCAGAGAAGGGTGTTGCATCTCAACAAGCAATAACTCAAGGTGCAGCACCTGTTGCCCCTGAGCCAACAAGTGGTGTCCTTGTTATGATGACACAAGAGAAATATCAAAAGCTGCCTTCACCTGTGCCTCAAGGAAAAAGCTACAAACAGACACCAGTAATCCCTCAGGCTACACCAGAACCAGCACCAGCACCAGCAATTCCTCAAGACAAAGACCCAATGCCTGCACCTGAACCCACACCTGAACCAGCACCCATGGGACCGAAGGCAGCCACATCAGGACCTGCACCAGAGCCAGCAGCAGTCCTCCCTCAAG AGAACGGAAAAGGAGCTTCGATCTCCAAGGGACAGGGAGCTAAACCAGCCAAACCTG ACTGTGGACCGTCAGGAGTACCAAATGGACAATGGATGAAAATAGCTAGACCTG GTTATAATGCAGGTGATGGAGCATCCActggcacaaacacaaaag GTTAtggagcaggagctggtgtTCCAAACGGATATGGTGCTAAACCCAATG GATACGGTGCCAGTGCAGCAGGATTAACAAATGGAGGAGGAGCTAAAGGAAATAAACCAG GTTATGAAGCAGGAGGCTACACTGTCCCTGAATTCAGTAATGGATATGGAGCTG GCCCTGGATATCCTTATGCAGGGAAACCTCAGCAACCTg GTTACAAACAAGGAGCGTACCTTGGAGCTGGATATGGAAATTCATATGGAG GGTATGGAAATGGCTACAGTGCTGGTGTACAGCCTGACTATGCAA gTTTTGGCCAAGGTGTACCCAATGCTAATGGAAAATCAG GTGGTGCCAGACAGCTTCCTTACAATGGAGCCCCAGTAGTTCCTGCTGGACTAGATG GTATGAGCCAGTTTGAGCCTCAGTCCGCTAGCCTCGGTCCAAATGGAAAACTGGGCAGCATGTATGGTG GAATGGGCGGCTTGCCTTTTGGCGGTCAGCCCCTGGGAATGGGAGCAGAGAAATCGAACACCAAGTACG GCATTGGTGGGTTGCAATTTGGCAGACAACCCCTCAGTACAGGGACTAATGGCGCAGGACATTATG GTTATGGTGGAAGCCCCTATGGGCCTGCCGTTGATGGCAAATCATCTGGAAAATATG GTGGTCTTAGTGCTGGCACGGGAGGGGGTCCTGCACCCGGAATGTATG GTTATGGAAGAATGCCCTATGAAGCTCAGCCAGCTGGACTGGGCCCTGAAGCCAAATCTACTGGCACATATG GTCTGGCTGAGTCACCATACCAGCCTGAAACTCTTGGACTTGGACAGAATGGAAAATTAACAGGCAAATACA ATGGCGGTGAAGTTCCTTACGCACCACAGGCTCTTGGTTTTGGAAGTGAAGCAAAATCTTCTGTGAAATATG ATAACCAGGGACCATACCAGTCGCAGCCCCTTGAATCAGCATCTGAAGGCAGATCTGGTGGAGAATACG aaacagctgGTTTACCTTATGAGCCCCTGCCTCTTGAGCCAGATTCCCACG TGAAGGGAGAGGTACTCACTCCAGCAATTGCAGTCGAAGGCGAAGGGATGTCCATTGATAGATACG AAAATGTGGGCTATATAAATGGACAAGTGCAGCCAGAAG TTGTTGCATTTCCTGCAGCTTCCACTCCCAGCCCCACCCCGGCCTATCCCTCTGTCCCATCCTACCTGCCTGTGGAGTCCTCCTTCACACCCGATGTGGTGCCTGGAGCTGGATTTGAGGACCTGCCCGACCCTGTGGGCGCTGCCAGCCTCGCCCTTGACTCCACGTCTGCTACAGAAACGCAGGGCGTGGCTCAGGTGGCTGAGCAACCTGATGATCTGCTTCAACAACAGCTGCCACGTCAGATACACATTCAGCAGCATctcaaactgcattttcaccAACCAGACAAGTCCGGGAGAG gAGCAAATAATGgcaaatatgatttaaatggCTTCTTTGGGAATAGTGGCTatcaag GTTAA
- the cmn gene encoding calymmin isoform X21 — protein MLGQLLLQSVVILWLVQTAHTGGVGQAMGAQNAYGGYPTKGIGYGVTNGGGMKGYGATAGVTNGQGGKPQVSNPGGNPAVLPNGNGAKSNGYGVQAGPTNGQQVKGNGYGVQAGPTNGQQVKGNGYGVQAGPTNGQQVKGNGYGAQAGGYGGHGTKGNGQGAAAGPSSGNGARPNGQGRAGSKPMKGYGRPPYGAGPGVGMGASRGLGVPQLARNERNKAYSSNGYNGYRAQPMGGYNGGYGSAGLGLGPRYGNGGMKGPKQGYGAAAGVPNGQGAKPNGYGKFPNGYGTKPNGYGATRGGAMRPQPGYGNGAVPNGYGTKPNGYAAAARAGAGGPNGYGAKPKGHGVTDGAALGGYGGKLNGYGGPSRGSQPQTTKGVGAVSPSEGAKTGYGGPAGVPNGQLAKAANTGYGMMPNGKGTKGAGASNEKGLKGRVLSPEQPSATPEKGVASQQAITQGAAPVAPEPTSGVLVMMTQEKYQKLPSPVPQGKSYKQTPVIPQATPEPAPAPAIPQDKDPMPAPEPTPEPAPMGPKAATSGPAPEPAAVLPQENGKGASISKGQGAKPAKPDCGPSGVPNGQWMKIARPGYNAGDGASTGTNTKGYGAGAGVPNGYGAKPNGYGASAAGLTNGGGAKGNKPGYEAGGYTVPEFSNGYGAGPGYPYAGKPQQPGYKQGAYLGAGYGNSYGGYGNGYSAGVQPDYASFGQGVPNANGKSGGARQLPYNGAPVVPAGLDGMSQFEPQSASLGPNGKLGSMYGGMGGLPFGGQPLGMGAEKSNTKYGIGGLQFGRQPLSTGTNGAGHYGYGGSPYGPAVDGKSSGKYGGLSAGTGGGPAPGMYGYGRMPYEAQPAGLGPEAKSTGTYGLAESPYQPETLGLGQNGKLTGKYNGGEVPYAPQALGFGSEAKSSVKYDNQGPYQSQPLESASEGRSGGEYETAGLPYEPLPLEPDSHVKGEVLTPAIAVEGEGMSIDRYENVGYINGQVQPEVVAFPAASTPSPTPAYPSVPSYLPVESSFTPDVVPGAGFEDLPDPVGAASLALDSTSATETQGVAQVAEQPDDLLQQQLPRQIHIQQHLKLHFHQPDKSGRGANNGKYDLNGFFGNSGYQG, from the exons ATGTTGGGACAACTACTACTTCAGAGTGTGGTGATCCTCTGGCTGGTGCAGACAGCACATACAGGGG GTGTGGGTCAGGCAATGGGTGCACAAAATGCATACGGTGGATACCCCACAAAAGGCATAG GTTATGGTGTGACCAATGGAGGAGGGATGAAAG gatATGGAGCAACAGCTGGTGTAACCAATGGACAAGGTGGCAAACCACAGG TTTCTAATCCAGGAGGAAATCCAGCAGTTTTACCCAATGGAAATGGAGCTAAGTCTAATG GATATGGTGTTCAAGCCGGCCCAACTAATGGACAACAAGTGAAAGGCAACG GATATGGTGTTCAAGCCGGCCCAACTAATGGACAACAAGTGAAAGGCAACG GATATGGTGTTCAAGCCGGCCCAACTAATGGACAACAAGTGAAAGGCAACG GCTACGGTGCACAAGCTGGCGGATACGGCGGACATGGAACTAAAGGCAATG GTCAAGGAGCCGCAGCTGGCCCATCCAGCGGCAATGGGGCAAGACCAAATG GACAGGGGAGAGCTGGAAGTAAACCTATGAAAGGATATGGCCGACCACCTTATGGGGCGG GTCCAGGTGTGGGGATGGGAGCCTCCAGAGGTCTGGGAGTACCTCAGCTTGCCAGGAACGAAAGGAACAAAG CATACAGCAGTAATGGTTATAATGGTTATAGAGCTCAACCCATGGGAG GCTACAATGGCGGTTATGGCAGTGCTGGTTTGGGTCTGGGACCTCGGTATGGAAATGGAGGAATGAAGGGACCGAAGCAAG GCTATGGTGCTGCAGCTGGTGTGCCCAATGGACAAGGTGCAAAACCCAATG ggTATGGCAAATTTCCAAATGGTTATGGCACCAAACCCAACG GATATGGAGCCACCAGAGGAGGTGCAATGAGACCCCAACCAG GTTATGGAAATGGAGCTGTTCCCAATGGATATGGAACTAAACCCAATG GTTATGCAGCTGCAGCCAGAGCTGGAGCTGGTGGTCCCAATGGCTATGGCGCCAAACCCAAAG GTCATGGAGTTACAGATGGTGCTGCACTTGGTGGGTATGGAGGTAAACTCAATG GATACGGAGGGCCAAGCAGAGGCTCACAACCTCAAACTACCAAAGGAGTTGGAGCAGTTTCACCCAGTGAAGGTGCTAAAACTG GCTATGGTGGTCCTGCTGGAGTACCTAATGGACAGTTGGCTAAAGCAGCCAATACTG GTTACGGCATGATGCCAAATGGTAAGGGTACAAAGGGTGCAGGTGCATCCAATGAAAAGGGCCTAAAAGGTAGAGTTCTCTCTCCGGAGCAGCCGAGTGCAACACCAGAGAAGGGTGTTGCATCTCAACAAGCAATAACTCAAGGTGCAGCACCTGTTGCCCCTGAGCCAACAAGTGGTGTCCTTGTTATGATGACACAAGAGAAATATCAAAAGCTGCCTTCACCTGTGCCTCAAGGAAAAAGCTACAAACAGACACCAGTAATCCCTCAGGCTACACCAGAACCAGCACCAGCACCAGCAATTCCTCAAGACAAAGACCCAATGCCTGCACCTGAACCCACACCTGAACCAGCACCCATGGGACCGAAGGCAGCCACATCAGGACCTGCACCAGAGCCAGCAGCAGTCCTCCCTCAAG AGAACGGAAAAGGAGCTTCGATCTCCAAGGGACAGGGAGCTAAACCAGCCAAACCTG ACTGTGGACCGTCAGGAGTACCAAATGGACAATGGATGAAAATAGCTAGACCTG GTTATAATGCAGGTGATGGAGCATCCActggcacaaacacaaaag GTTAtggagcaggagctggtgtTCCAAACGGATATGGTGCTAAACCCAATG GATACGGTGCCAGTGCAGCAGGATTAACAAATGGAGGAGGAGCTAAAGGAAATAAACCAG GTTATGAAGCAGGAGGCTACACTGTCCCTGAATTCAGTAATGGATATGGAGCTG GCCCTGGATATCCTTATGCAGGGAAACCTCAGCAACCTg GTTACAAACAAGGAGCGTACCTTGGAGCTGGATATGGAAATTCATATGGAG GGTATGGAAATGGCTACAGTGCTGGTGTACAGCCTGACTATGCAA gTTTTGGCCAAGGTGTACCCAATGCTAATGGAAAATCAG GTGGTGCCAGACAGCTTCCTTACAATGGAGCCCCAGTAGTTCCTGCTGGACTAGATG GTATGAGCCAGTTTGAGCCTCAGTCCGCTAGCCTCGGTCCAAATGGAAAACTGGGCAGCATGTATGGTG GAATGGGCGGCTTGCCTTTTGGCGGTCAGCCCCTGGGAATGGGAGCAGAGAAATCGAACACCAAGTACG GCATTGGTGGGTTGCAATTTGGCAGACAACCCCTCAGTACAGGGACTAATGGCGCAGGACATTATG GTTATGGTGGAAGCCCCTATGGGCCTGCCGTTGATGGCAAATCATCTGGAAAATATG GTGGTCTTAGTGCTGGCACGGGAGGGGGTCCTGCACCCGGAATGTATG GTTATGGAAGAATGCCCTATGAAGCTCAGCCAGCTGGACTGGGCCCTGAAGCCAAATCTACTGGCACATATG GTCTGGCTGAGTCACCATACCAGCCTGAAACTCTTGGACTTGGACAGAATGGAAAATTAACAGGCAAATACA ATGGCGGTGAAGTTCCTTACGCACCACAGGCTCTTGGTTTTGGAAGTGAAGCAAAATCTTCTGTGAAATATG ATAACCAGGGACCATACCAGTCGCAGCCCCTTGAATCAGCATCTGAAGGCAGATCTGGTGGAGAATACG aaacagctgGTTTACCTTATGAGCCCCTGCCTCTTGAGCCAGATTCCCACG TGAAGGGAGAGGTACTCACTCCAGCAATTGCAGTCGAAGGCGAAGGGATGTCCATTGATAGATACG AAAATGTGGGCTATATAAATGGACAAGTGCAGCCAGAAG TTGTTGCATTTCCTGCAGCTTCCACTCCCAGCCCCACCCCGGCCTATCCCTCTGTCCCATCCTACCTGCCTGTGGAGTCCTCCTTCACACCCGATGTGGTGCCTGGAGCTGGATTTGAGGACCTGCCCGACCCTGTGGGCGCTGCCAGCCTCGCCCTTGACTCCACGTCTGCTACAGAAACGCAGGGCGTGGCTCAGGTGGCTGAGCAACCTGATGATCTGCTTCAACAACAGCTGCCACGTCAGATACACATTCAGCAGCATctcaaactgcattttcaccAACCAGACAAGTCCGGGAGAG gAGCAAATAATGgcaaatatgatttaaatggCTTCTTTGGGAATAGTGGCTatcaag GTTAA
- the cmn gene encoding calymmin isoform X17, whose translation MLGQLLLQSVVILWLVQTAHTGGVGQAMGAQNAYGGYPTKGIGYGVTNGGGMKGYGATAGVTNGQGGKPQVSNPGGNPAVLPNGNGAKSNGYGVQAGPTNGQQVKGNGYGVQAGQTNGQQVKGNGYGAQAGGYGGHGTKGNGYGVQAGPTNGQQVKGNGYGAQAGGYGGHGTKGNGQGAAAGPSSGNGARPNGQGRAGSKPMKGYGRPPYGAGPGVGMGASRGLGVPQLARNERNKAYSSNGYNGYRAQPMGGYNGGYGSAGLGLGPRYGNGGMKGPKQGYGAAAGVPNGQGAKPNGYGKFPNGYGTKPNGYGATRGGAMRPQPGYGNGAVPNGYGTKPNGYAAAARAGAGGPNGYGAKPKGHGVTDGAALGGYGGKLNGYGGPSRGSQPQTTKGVGAVSPSEGAKTGYGGPAGVPNGQLAKAANTGYGMMPNGKGTKGAGASNEKGLKGRVLSPEQPSATPEKGVASQQAITQGAAPVAPEPTSGVLVMMTQEKYQKLPSPVPQGKSYKQTPVIPQATPEPAPAPAIPQDKDPMPAPEPTPEPAPMGPKAATSGPAPEPAAVLPQENGKGASISKGQGAKPAKPDCGPSGVPNGQWMKIARPGYNAGDGASTGTNTKGYGAGAGVPNGYGAKPNGYGASAAGLTNGGGAKGNKPGYEAGGYTVPEFSNGYGAGPGYPYAGKPQQPGYKQGAYLGAGYGNSYGGYGNGYSAGVQPDYASFGQGVPNANGKSGGARQLPYNGAPVVPAGLDGMSQFEPQSASLGPNGKLGSMYGGMGGLPFGGQPLGMGAEKSNTKYGIGGLQFGRQPLSTGTNGAGHYGYGGSPYGPAVDGKSSGKYGGLSAGTGGGPAPGMYGYGRMPYEAQPAGLGPEAKSTGTYGLAESPYQPETLGLGQNGKLTGKYNGGEVPYAPQALGFGSEAKSSVKYDNQGPYQSQPLESASEGRSGGEYETAGLPYEPLPLEPDSHVKGEVLTPAIAVEGEGMSIDRYENVGYINGQVQPEVVAFPAASTPSPTPAYPSVPSYLPVESSFTPDVVPGAGFEDLPDPVGAASLALDSTSATETQGVAQVAEQPDDLLQQQLPRQIHIQQHLKLHFHQPDKSGRGANNGKYDLNGFFGNSGYQG comes from the exons ATGTTGGGACAACTACTACTTCAGAGTGTGGTGATCCTCTGGCTGGTGCAGACAGCACATACAGGGG GTGTGGGTCAGGCAATGGGTGCACAAAATGCATACGGTGGATACCCCACAAAAGGCATAG GTTATGGTGTGACCAATGGAGGAGGGATGAAAG gatATGGAGCAACAGCTGGTGTAACCAATGGACAAGGTGGCAAACCACAGG TTTCTAATCCAGGAGGAAATCCAGCAGTTTTACCCAATGGAAATGGAGCTAAGTCTAATG GATATGGTGTTCAAGCCGGCCCAACTAATGGACAACAAGTGAAAGGCAACG GATATGGTGTTCAAGCTGGCCAAACCAATGGACAACAAGTGAAAGGCAACG GCTACGGTGCACAAGCTGGCGGATACGGTGGACATGGAACTAAAGGCAATG GATATGGTGTTCAAGCCGGCCCAACTAATGGACAACAAGTGAAAGGCAACG GCTACGGTGCACAAGCTGGCGGATACGGCGGACATGGAACTAAAGGCAATG GTCAAGGAGCCGCAGCTGGCCCATCCAGCGGCAATGGGGCAAGACCAAATG GACAGGGGAGAGCTGGAAGTAAACCTATGAAAGGATATGGCCGACCACCTTATGGGGCGG GTCCAGGTGTGGGGATGGGAGCCTCCAGAGGTCTGGGAGTACCTCAGCTTGCCAGGAACGAAAGGAACAAAG CATACAGCAGTAATGGTTATAATGGTTATAGAGCTCAACCCATGGGAG GCTACAATGGCGGTTATGGCAGTGCTGGTTTGGGTCTGGGACCTCGGTATGGAAATGGAGGAATGAAGGGACCGAAGCAAG GCTATGGTGCTGCAGCTGGTGTGCCCAATGGACAAGGTGCAAAACCCAATG ggTATGGCAAATTTCCAAATGGTTATGGCACCAAACCCAACG GATATGGAGCCACCAGAGGAGGTGCAATGAGACCCCAACCAG GTTATGGAAATGGAGCTGTTCCCAATGGATATGGAACTAAACCCAATG GTTATGCAGCTGCAGCCAGAGCTGGAGCTGGTGGTCCCAATGGCTATGGCGCCAAACCCAAAG GTCATGGAGTTACAGATGGTGCTGCACTTGGTGGGTATGGAGGTAAACTCAATG GATACGGAGGGCCAAGCAGAGGCTCACAACCTCAAACTACCAAAGGAGTTGGAGCAGTTTCACCCAGTGAAGGTGCTAAAACTG GCTATGGTGGTCCTGCTGGAGTACCTAATGGACAGTTGGCTAAAGCAGCCAATACTG GTTACGGCATGATGCCAAATGGTAAGGGTACAAAGGGTGCAGGTGCATCCAATGAAAAGGGCCTAAAAGGTAGAGTTCTCTCTCCGGAGCAGCCGAGTGCAACACCAGAGAAGGGTGTTGCATCTCAACAAGCAATAACTCAAGGTGCAGCACCTGTTGCCCCTGAGCCAACAAGTGGTGTCCTTGTTATGATGACACAAGAGAAATATCAAAAGCTGCCTTCACCTGTGCCTCAAGGAAAAAGCTACAAACAGACACCAGTAATCCCTCAGGCTACACCAGAACCAGCACCAGCACCAGCAATTCCTCAAGACAAAGACCCAATGCCTGCACCTGAACCCACACCTGAACCAGCACCCATGGGACCGAAGGCAGCCACATCAGGACCTGCACCAGAGCCAGCAGCAGTCCTCCCTCAAG AGAACGGAAAAGGAGCTTCGATCTCCAAGGGACAGGGAGCTAAACCAGCCAAACCTG ACTGTGGACCGTCAGGAGTACCAAATGGACAATGGATGAAAATAGCTAGACCTG GTTATAATGCAGGTGATGGAGCATCCActggcacaaacacaaaag GTTAtggagcaggagctggtgtTCCAAACGGATATGGTGCTAAACCCAATG GATACGGTGCCAGTGCAGCAGGATTAACAAATGGAGGAGGAGCTAAAGGAAATAAACCAG GTTATGAAGCAGGAGGCTACACTGTCCCTGAATTCAGTAATGGATATGGAGCTG GCCCTGGATATCCTTATGCAGGGAAACCTCAGCAACCTg GTTACAAACAAGGAGCGTACCTTGGAGCTGGATATGGAAATTCATATGGAG GGTATGGAAATGGCTACAGTGCTGGTGTACAGCCTGACTATGCAA gTTTTGGCCAAGGTGTACCCAATGCTAATGGAAAATCAG GTGGTGCCAGACAGCTTCCTTACAATGGAGCCCCAGTAGTTCCTGCTGGACTAGATG GTATGAGCCAGTTTGAGCCTCAGTCCGCTAGCCTCGGTCCAAATGGAAAACTGGGCAGCATGTATGGTG GAATGGGCGGCTTGCCTTTTGGCGGTCAGCCCCTGGGAATGGGAGCAGAGAAATCGAACACCAAGTACG GCATTGGTGGGTTGCAATTTGGCAGACAACCCCTCAGTACAGGGACTAATGGCGCAGGACATTATG GTTATGGTGGAAGCCCCTATGGGCCTGCCGTTGATGGCAAATCATCTGGAAAATATG GTGGTCTTAGTGCTGGCACGGGAGGGGGTCCTGCACCCGGAATGTATG GTTATGGAAGAATGCCCTATGAAGCTCAGCCAGCTGGACTGGGCCCTGAAGCCAAATCTACTGGCACATATG GTCTGGCTGAGTCACCATACCAGCCTGAAACTCTTGGACTTGGACAGAATGGAAAATTAACAGGCAAATACA ATGGCGGTGAAGTTCCTTACGCACCACAGGCTCTTGGTTTTGGAAGTGAAGCAAAATCTTCTGTGAAATATG ATAACCAGGGACCATACCAGTCGCAGCCCCTTGAATCAGCATCTGAAGGCAGATCTGGTGGAGAATACG aaacagctgGTTTACCTTATGAGCCCCTGCCTCTTGAGCCAGATTCCCACG TGAAGGGAGAGGTACTCACTCCAGCAATTGCAGTCGAAGGCGAAGGGATGTCCATTGATAGATACG AAAATGTGGGCTATATAAATGGACAAGTGCAGCCAGAAG TTGTTGCATTTCCTGCAGCTTCCACTCCCAGCCCCACCCCGGCCTATCCCTCTGTCCCATCCTACCTGCCTGTGGAGTCCTCCTTCACACCCGATGTGGTGCCTGGAGCTGGATTTGAGGACCTGCCCGACCCTGTGGGCGCTGCCAGCCTCGCCCTTGACTCCACGTCTGCTACAGAAACGCAGGGCGTGGCTCAGGTGGCTGAGCAACCTGATGATCTGCTTCAACAACAGCTGCCACGTCAGATACACATTCAGCAGCATctcaaactgcattttcaccAACCAGACAAGTCCGGGAGAG gAGCAAATAATGgcaaatatgatttaaatggCTTCTTTGGGAATAGTGGCTatcaag GTTAA